The following are encoded together in the Drosophila takahashii strain IR98-3 E-12201 chromosome X, DtakHiC1v2, whole genome shotgun sequence genome:
- the Ptp4E gene encoding tyrosine-protein phosphatase 10D isoform X1 — translation MDCATRKQQQLRAHHQQQQIQRQTHGRKRRRLQQQQQSHYYHHQQHVWLVVGILTIFLTQHAQAADLVINVPNASSNDNAFYRIDYSPPFGFPEPNTTIPASEIGKDIKFSRALPGTEYNFWLYYTNSTHQELLTWTVNITTAPDPPANLSVQLRSSKSAFITWRPPGTGRYSGFRIRVLGLTDLPFERSYSLDGNETLQLSAKELTPGGSYQVQAYSVYQGKESVAYTSRNFTTKPNTPGKFIVWFRNETTLLVLWQPPFPAGIYTHYRVSITPDDAIQSVLYVEREGEPPGPAQAAFKGLVPGREYNISVQTVSEDETSSVPTTARYLTVPERVLNVTFDETYTTSSSFRVRWEPPRTYSEFDAYQVMLSTSRRIFNVPRAAEGESVHFDYPDVLEPGRSYEVVVKTIADNVNSWPASGEVTLRPRPVRSLGGFLDDRSNALHISWEPAETGKQDAYRISYHEQTNASEVPALFPVASESQITTNLTEYTLDSLLAGRRYLIAVQALSKGVASNASDITRYTRPAAPLIQELKSIDHGLMLSWRSDVNSRQDRYEVHYQRNGTREERTMATNETSLTIHYLHPGSGYEVKVHAISHGVRSEPHSYFQAVFPKPPQNLTLQTVHTNLVVLRWQPPEGSDFSEYVVRYRTDASPWQRISGLHENEARIEDMHYGERYLVQVNTVSFGIESPHPLELNVTMPPQPVSNVVPLVDSRNLTLEWPRPDGHVDFYTLKWWPTDEAERVEFKNVSQLEDLSSPSVRIPIEELSPGRQYRFEVQASSNGIRSGTTHLSTRTMPLIQSDVFIANAGHEQGQDETITLSYTPTPADSTRFDIYRFSMGDPKIKDKEKLANDTERKLSFSGLTPGKLYNVTVWTVSGGVASLPVQRLYRLHPLPINDLRALQVAAREITLHWEAPAGEYTDFELQYLSADEEAPQLLQNVTKKTEISLQNLRPYHNYTFTVVVRAGSTPSTDSDVSGSTLMRSSAPISASYQTLAAPPGKVDYFQPSDVQPGEVTFEWILEAGEQHGPIDNFRITCQNADDAADVASFEFPANATQGRISGLVPGNQYTFRIQAKSALGFGAEREHIQVMPILAPPVPEPSVTPLEVSRTSSTIEISFRQGYFSNAHGMVRSYTIIIAEDVGKNASGLEMPSWQDVQAYTVWLPYQAIEPYNPFFTSNGSRRNALEAEHFTIGSSSCEKHQTGYCNGPLRAGTTYRIKVRAFTDEDKFTDTAYSSPITTERSDTVIVAATMAAVLLVAMVLLVVYCQHRCQLIRRASKLARMQDELAALPEGYVTPNRPVHVKDFAEHYRLMSADSDFRFSEEFEELKHVGRDQACSFANLPCNRPKNRFTNILPYDHSRFKLQPVDDDDGSDYINANYMPGHNSPREFIVTQGPLHSTREEFWRMCWESNSRAIVMLTRCFEKGREKCDQYWPVDRVAMFYGDIKVQLIIDTHFHDWSISEFMVSRNCESRIMRHFHFTTWPDFGVPEPPQSLVRFVRAFRDVIGTDMRPIIVHCSAGVGRSGTFIALDRILQHIHKSDYVDIFGIVFAMRKERVFMVQTEQQYVCIHQCLLAVLEGKEHLLADSLELHANDGYEVTKIYLERQPQTKMGTLPIRASLARAEELDADLMADKDLEQQQQQAEAKDENDEEDEDEEDDDQQPLNNETTATLSSASCSSSSQDVHVDLKDLQAKEHPKQEKESRKICSGTKSHSDTESDSEDEDEEGPVTKDGAVTDEDGWWY, via the exons caTGCACAAGCAGCCGATCTGGTGATTAATGTTCCAAATGCGAGCAGCAACGACAACGCCTTCTACAGGATAGACTACAGTCCGCCCTTCGGCTTCCCGGAGCCGAACACCACGATCCCGGCCAGCGAGATTGGCAAGGACATCAAGTTCTCGAGAGCTCTGCCGGGCACGGAGTACAACTTTTGGTTGTACTACACCAATTCCACGCATCAGGAGCTGCTCACCTGGACGGTGAACATAACGACAG CTCCCGATCCGCCGGCGAACCTGAGCGTTCAGCTGCGCTCCAGCAAGAGTGCCTTCATAACGTGGCGACCGCCGGGAACTGGTCGCTATTCGGGATTCCGGATCCGGGTGCTGGGCCTCACGGATCTGCCCTTCGAGCGAAGCTACTCGCTGGATGGCAACGAAACGCTGCAGCTGTCGGCCAAGGAACTCACTCCCGGGGGCAGCTATCAGGTTCAGGCCTACTCCGTCTATCAGGGCAAGGAATCGGTGGCCTATACGAGTCGCAATTTCACCACAA AACCCAACACTCCGGGCAAGTTCATCGTTTGGTTCCGGAACGAGACCACGCTGCTGGTGTTGTGGCAACCCCCCTTTCCGGCCGGAATCTACACGCACTACAGGGTCTCCATAACGCCGGACGATGCCATCCAGAGTGTTTTGTACGTGGAACGCGAGGGTGAGCCACCTGGACCGGCGCAGGCAGCCTTCAAGGGTCTCGTTCCCGGCAGGGAGTACAATATATCGGTGCAAACGGTTTCCGAGGATGAGACGTCATCGGTTCCGACCACAGCCCGATATCTGACCGTACCGGAACGTGTCCTCAATGTCACCTTCGACGAGACCTACACAACATCGAGTTCCTTTCGCGTGAGATGGGAACCACCGCGAACGTATAGCGAATTCGATGCCTACCAGGTGATGCTCTCGACGTCGAGAAGGATATTCAACGTTCCCCGCGCTGCGGAAGGCGAATCGGTTCACTTTGACTATCCCGATGTCTTGGAACCTGGTCGCAGCTACGAGGTGGTGGTCAAAACAATAGCGGATAACGTGAACTCCTGGCCAGCCAGCGGAGAGGTTACGTTGCGTCCACGACCCGTTCGCAGTCTGGGTGGATTCCTCGACGATCGCAGCAATGCTCTGCACATTTCCTGGGAGCCGGCGGAAACGGGGAAACAGGATGCCTACCGAATAAG CTACCACGAGCAGACGAACGCAAGTGAAGTGCCGGCTCTCTTTCCGGTTGCCAGTGAATCGCAAATTACCACGAATCTCACGGAATACACACTGGATTCCCTGCTGGCGGGACGCCGTTACCTAATTGCCGTGCAAGCCCTGTCCAAAGGAGTGGCCTCCAATGCCAGCGACATCACGCGATACACACGTCCGGCGGCGCCACTTATCCAGGAACTCAAGAGCATCGATCACGGACTAATGCTCAGCTGGCGCAGTGATGTGAACTCTCGCCAGGATCGCTACGAGGTGCACTACCAGCGAAATGGAACGCGCGAGGAGCGCACAATGGCCACCAATGAGACGAGCCTGACGATCCACTACCTGCATCCCGGTTCCGGTTACGAGGTGAAGGTGCACGCCATTAGCCACGGCGTCCGGAGCGAACCGCACTCCTACTTTCAGGCAGTTT TTCCCAAACCGCCGCAGAATCTCACGCTGCAGACGGTGCACACGAACCTGGTGGTGCTCCGTTGGCAGCCGCCGGAGGGCAGCGACTTCAGCGAGTACGTGGTGCGCTATCGCACGGACGCCTCTCCCTGGCAGCGGATCTCCGGGCTGCACGAGAACGAGGCCCGGATCGAGGACATGCACTACGGCGAACGCTACCTGGTGCAGGTGAACACCGTGAGCTTCGGCATCGAGAGTCCCCATCCCCTGGAGCTGAATGTGACCATGCCGCCGCAGCCGGTTTCGAATGTGGTGCCGTTGGTGGACTCGCGCAATCTCACCCTCGAATGGCCGAGACCCGATGGTCATGTGGACTTCTACACACTCAAGTGGTGGCCCACCGACGAAGCGGAGCGAGTGGAATTCAAGAATGTCAGTCAGCTGGAGGATC TGAGCTCCCCCAGCGTTCGGATTCCCATTGAAGAGCTGTCGCCGGGTCGTCAGTATCGCTTTGAGGTGCAGGCCAGCTCGAATGGCATCCGTTCCGGGACCACTCATCTCTCCACTCGCACCATGCCACTCATTCAATCCGATGTGTTTATCGCCAATGCGGGACACGAACAGGGTCAGGATGAAACAATAACCCTAAGCTACACACCCACGCCGGCGGACAGCACTCGGTTCGATATCTACCGCTTCTCGATGGGCGATCCCAAGATCAAGGACAAGGAGAAGCTGGCCAACGATACGGAACGCAAGCTGAGCTTCTCGGGCCTGACGCCCGGCAAGCTGTACAACGTTACCGTTTGGACGGTGAGCGGAGGAGTGGCCAGTTTGCCGGTCCAACGGCTGTATCGTCTGCATCCACTGCCCATCAATGATTTGCGGGCTCTCCAGGTGGCTGCTCGTGAGATAACCTTGCATTGGGAGGCTCCAGCTGGGGAATACACCGATTTTGAACTGCAGTACCTTAGTGCCGACGAGGAGGCACCGCAACTGCTCCAGAATGTGACCAAGAAGACGGAGATTTCGCTGCAGAACCTGCGTCCGTATCACAATTACACATTCACCGTGGTGGTGCGAGCTGGTTCCACTCCAAGTACCGATTCCGATGTCTCCGGCAGCACCCTAATGCGCAGCAGTGCTCCCATCTCGGCCAGCTATCAAACGTTGGCTGCTCCACCTGGAAAAGTGGACTACTTCCAGCCGAGCGACGTGCAGCCCGGCGAGGTGACCTTCGAGTGGATTCTGGAGGCGGGCGAACAGCACGGACCCATTGATAACTTTCGCATCACCTGTCAGAATGCCGACGATGCAGCGGATGTGGCAAGCTTCGAATTCCCGGCGAATGCGACGCAGGGCAGGATTAGTGGCCTAGTGCCCGGCAATCAGTACACATTCCGCATACAAGCCAAGTCTGCCTTGGGCTTTGGTGCCGAAAGGGAGCACATACAAGTAATGCCCATACTAGCGCCGCCTGTTCCGGAACCCAGTGTCACGCCGCTGGAGGTCAGCAGAACGAGCAGCACCATCGAGATTAGCTTCAGGCAGGGCTACTTCTCCAATGCCCACGGCATGGTCAGATCCTACACGATAATCATAGCCGAGGATGTGGGCAAGAATGCGTCGGGCCTGGAGATGCCCAGCTGGCAGGATGTGCAGGCATATACCGTGTGGTTGCCCTACCAGGCCATCGAGCCATATAATCCCTTCTTCACCAGCAATGGCAGTCGGCGGAACGCGCTGGAGGCGGAGCACTTTACGATAGGATCGTCCAGTTGCGAGAAACATCAGACGGGCTATTGCAATGGTCCGCTAAGGGCTGGGACCACCTACAGGATCAAGGTGCGTGCCTTTACGGACGAGGATAAGTTCACGGACACGGCCTACAGTTCACCGATAACCACCGAACGCAGTGATACCGTGATTGTGGCCGCCACCATGGCGGCTGTGTTGCTGGTGGCCATGGTGCTGCTGGTGGTCTACTGCCAGCACCGCTGCCAACTGATCCGCCGCGCCTCCAAGTTGGCCCGCATGCAGGACGAGCTGGCCGCCCTGCCCGAGGGCTATGTCACGCCCAATCGGCCGGTGCATGTGAAGGATTTCGCCGAGCACTACAGACTCATGTCGGCCGATTCGGACTTCCGTTTCAGCGAGGAGTTCGAGGAGCTGAAGCATGTGGGCCGCGATCAGGCCTGCAGCTTCGCCAATCTGCCCTGCAATCGGCCGAAGAATCGATTCACCAACATCCTGCCCTACGATCACTCGCGCTTCAAGCTGCAGCCCGTGGACGATGACGATGGTTCGGATTATATTAACGCCAACTATATGCCGGGACACAATTCGCCGCGCGAGTTCATCGTCACCCAGGGCCCGTTGCATTCGACGCGCGAGGAGTTCTGGCGGATGTGCTGGGAGAGCAACTCGCGGGCCATCGTTATGCTGACGCGGTGCTTCGAGAAGGGTCGCGAGAAGTGCGATCAGTACTGGCCCGTGGATCGGGTGGCCATGTTCTACGGGGACATTAAGGTGCAGTTGATTATCGACACGCATTTCCACGACTGGAGCATATCGGAGTTTATGGTCTCAAGG AACTGCGAGTCGCGAATAATGCGGCACTTCCACTTCACCACATGGCCGGACTTTGGAGTTCCCGAGCCGCCGCAATCGCTGGTGCGCTTCGTGCGCGCCTTCCGCGATGTCATCGGCACGGATATGCGGCCCATTATCGTCCATTGCAGCGCCGGAGTGGGCAGATCGGGCACATTCATAGCCCTGGATCGCATCCTGCAGCACATTCACAAGTCGGACTATGTGGACATCTTTGGCATCGTGTTTGCCATGCGAAAAG AGCGCGTCTTCATGGTGCAGACGGAACAGCAGTACGTGTGCATCCATCAGTGTTTGCTGGCAGTGCTCGAGGGCAAGGAGCATCTGCTGGCCGATTCGCTGGAGCTGCATGCCAATGATGGCTACGAAG TGACTAAAATTTACTTAGAGCGCCAGCCGCAAACGAAAATGGGAACCTTGCCCATTCGAGCTTCTTTGGCCAGGGCCGAGGAACTGGATGCGGATTTAATGGCCGACAAGGatctggagcagcagcagcagcaggcggagGCCAAGGATGAGAATGATGAAgaggatgaggacgaggaggatgaTGACCAGCAGCCGTTGAACAATGAAACGACTGCCACCTTGTCATCggccagctgcagcagcagcagtcaggATGTGCATGTGGATCTCAAGGATCTCCAGGCCAAAGAACACCCCAAGCAAGAGAAGGAGAGCAGGAAAATCTGCAGCGGCACAAAATCCCATTCAGACACCGAAAGTGACTcagaggatgaggatgaggaggggCCGGTGACCAAGGATGGGGCTGTCACCGATGAGGATGGCTGGTGGTATTGA
- the Ptp4E gene encoding tyrosine-protein phosphatase 10D isoform X2, which yields MDCATRKQQQLRAHHQQQQIQRQTHGRKRRRLQQQQQSHYYHHQQHVWLVVGILTIFLTQHAQAADLVINVPNASSNDNAFYRIDYSPPFGFPEPNTTIPASEIGKDIKFSRALPGTEYNFWLYYTNSTHQELLTWTVNITTAPDPPANLSVQLRSSKSAFITWRPPGTGRYSGFRIRVLGLTDLPFERSYSLDGNETLQLSAKELTPGGSYQVQAYSVYQGKESVAYTSRNFTTKPNTPGKFIVWFRNETTLLVLWQPPFPAGIYTHYRVSITPDDAIQSVLYVEREGEPPGPAQAAFKGLVPGREYNISVQTVSEDETSSVPTTARYLTVPERVLNVTFDETYTTSSSFRVRWEPPRTYSEFDAYQVMLSTSRRIFNVPRAAEGESVHFDYPDVLEPGRSYEVVVKTIADNVNSWPASGEVTLRPRPVRSLGGFLDDRSNALHISWEPAETGKQDAYRISYHEQTNASEVPALFPVASESQITTNLTEYTLDSLLAGRRYLIAVQALSKGVASNASDITRYTRPAAPLIQELKSIDHGLMLSWRSDVNSRQDRYEVHYQRNGTREERTMATNETSLTIHYLHPGSGYEVKVHAISHGVRSEPHSYFQAVFPKPPQNLTLQTVHTNLVVLRWQPPEGSDFSEYVVRYRTDASPWQRISGLHENEARIEDMHYGERYLVQVNTVSFGIESPHPLELNVTMPPQPVSNVVPLVDSRNLTLEWPRPDGHVDFYTLKWWPTDEAERVEFKNVSQLEDLSSPSVRIPIEELSPGRQYRFEVQASSNGIRSGTTHLSTRTMPLIQSDVFIANAGHEQGQDETITLSYTPTPADSTRFDIYRFSMGDPKIKDKEKLANDTERKLSFSGLTPGKLYNVTVWTVSGGVASLPVQRLYRLHPLPINDLRALQVAAREITLHWEAPAGEYTDFELQYLSADEEAPQLLQNVTKKTEISLQNLRPYHNYTFTVVVRAGSTPSTDSDVSGSTLMRSSAPISASYQTLAAPPGKVDYFQPSDVQPGEVTFEWILEAGEQHGPIDNFRITCQNADDAADVASFEFPANATQGRISGLVPGNQYTFRIQAKSALGFGAEREHIQVMPILAPPVPEPSVTPLEVSRTSSTIEISFRQGYFSNAHGMVRSYTIIIAEDVGKNASGLEMPSWQDVQAYTVWLPYQAIEPYNPFFTSNGSRRNALEAEHFTIGSSSCEKHQTGYCNGPLRAGTTYRIKVRAFTDEDKFTDTAYSSPITTERSDTVIVAATMAAVLLVAMVLLVVYCQHRCQLIRRASKLARMQDELAALPEGYVTPNRPVHVKDFAEHYRLMSADSDFRFSEEFEELKHVGRDQACSFANLPCNRPKNRFTNILPYDHSRFKLQPVDDDDGSDYINANYMPGHNSPREFIVTQGPLHSTREEFWRMCWESNSRAIVMLTRCFEKGREKCDQYWPVDRVAMFYGDIKVQLIIDTHFHDWSISEFMVSRNCESRIMRHFHFTTWPDFGVPEPPQSLVRFVRAFRDVIGTDMRPIIVHCSAGVGRSGTFIALDRILQHIHKSDYVDIFGIVFAMRKERVFMVQTEQQYVCIHQCLLAVLEGKEHLLADSLELHANDGYEERQPQTKMGTLPIRASLARAEELDADLMADKDLEQQQQQAEAKDENDEEDEDEEDDDQQPLNNETTATLSSASCSSSSQDVHVDLKDLQAKEHPKQEKESRKICSGTKSHSDTESDSEDEDEEGPVTKDGAVTDEDGWWY from the exons caTGCACAAGCAGCCGATCTGGTGATTAATGTTCCAAATGCGAGCAGCAACGACAACGCCTTCTACAGGATAGACTACAGTCCGCCCTTCGGCTTCCCGGAGCCGAACACCACGATCCCGGCCAGCGAGATTGGCAAGGACATCAAGTTCTCGAGAGCTCTGCCGGGCACGGAGTACAACTTTTGGTTGTACTACACCAATTCCACGCATCAGGAGCTGCTCACCTGGACGGTGAACATAACGACAG CTCCCGATCCGCCGGCGAACCTGAGCGTTCAGCTGCGCTCCAGCAAGAGTGCCTTCATAACGTGGCGACCGCCGGGAACTGGTCGCTATTCGGGATTCCGGATCCGGGTGCTGGGCCTCACGGATCTGCCCTTCGAGCGAAGCTACTCGCTGGATGGCAACGAAACGCTGCAGCTGTCGGCCAAGGAACTCACTCCCGGGGGCAGCTATCAGGTTCAGGCCTACTCCGTCTATCAGGGCAAGGAATCGGTGGCCTATACGAGTCGCAATTTCACCACAA AACCCAACACTCCGGGCAAGTTCATCGTTTGGTTCCGGAACGAGACCACGCTGCTGGTGTTGTGGCAACCCCCCTTTCCGGCCGGAATCTACACGCACTACAGGGTCTCCATAACGCCGGACGATGCCATCCAGAGTGTTTTGTACGTGGAACGCGAGGGTGAGCCACCTGGACCGGCGCAGGCAGCCTTCAAGGGTCTCGTTCCCGGCAGGGAGTACAATATATCGGTGCAAACGGTTTCCGAGGATGAGACGTCATCGGTTCCGACCACAGCCCGATATCTGACCGTACCGGAACGTGTCCTCAATGTCACCTTCGACGAGACCTACACAACATCGAGTTCCTTTCGCGTGAGATGGGAACCACCGCGAACGTATAGCGAATTCGATGCCTACCAGGTGATGCTCTCGACGTCGAGAAGGATATTCAACGTTCCCCGCGCTGCGGAAGGCGAATCGGTTCACTTTGACTATCCCGATGTCTTGGAACCTGGTCGCAGCTACGAGGTGGTGGTCAAAACAATAGCGGATAACGTGAACTCCTGGCCAGCCAGCGGAGAGGTTACGTTGCGTCCACGACCCGTTCGCAGTCTGGGTGGATTCCTCGACGATCGCAGCAATGCTCTGCACATTTCCTGGGAGCCGGCGGAAACGGGGAAACAGGATGCCTACCGAATAAG CTACCACGAGCAGACGAACGCAAGTGAAGTGCCGGCTCTCTTTCCGGTTGCCAGTGAATCGCAAATTACCACGAATCTCACGGAATACACACTGGATTCCCTGCTGGCGGGACGCCGTTACCTAATTGCCGTGCAAGCCCTGTCCAAAGGAGTGGCCTCCAATGCCAGCGACATCACGCGATACACACGTCCGGCGGCGCCACTTATCCAGGAACTCAAGAGCATCGATCACGGACTAATGCTCAGCTGGCGCAGTGATGTGAACTCTCGCCAGGATCGCTACGAGGTGCACTACCAGCGAAATGGAACGCGCGAGGAGCGCACAATGGCCACCAATGAGACGAGCCTGACGATCCACTACCTGCATCCCGGTTCCGGTTACGAGGTGAAGGTGCACGCCATTAGCCACGGCGTCCGGAGCGAACCGCACTCCTACTTTCAGGCAGTTT TTCCCAAACCGCCGCAGAATCTCACGCTGCAGACGGTGCACACGAACCTGGTGGTGCTCCGTTGGCAGCCGCCGGAGGGCAGCGACTTCAGCGAGTACGTGGTGCGCTATCGCACGGACGCCTCTCCCTGGCAGCGGATCTCCGGGCTGCACGAGAACGAGGCCCGGATCGAGGACATGCACTACGGCGAACGCTACCTGGTGCAGGTGAACACCGTGAGCTTCGGCATCGAGAGTCCCCATCCCCTGGAGCTGAATGTGACCATGCCGCCGCAGCCGGTTTCGAATGTGGTGCCGTTGGTGGACTCGCGCAATCTCACCCTCGAATGGCCGAGACCCGATGGTCATGTGGACTTCTACACACTCAAGTGGTGGCCCACCGACGAAGCGGAGCGAGTGGAATTCAAGAATGTCAGTCAGCTGGAGGATC TGAGCTCCCCCAGCGTTCGGATTCCCATTGAAGAGCTGTCGCCGGGTCGTCAGTATCGCTTTGAGGTGCAGGCCAGCTCGAATGGCATCCGTTCCGGGACCACTCATCTCTCCACTCGCACCATGCCACTCATTCAATCCGATGTGTTTATCGCCAATGCGGGACACGAACAGGGTCAGGATGAAACAATAACCCTAAGCTACACACCCACGCCGGCGGACAGCACTCGGTTCGATATCTACCGCTTCTCGATGGGCGATCCCAAGATCAAGGACAAGGAGAAGCTGGCCAACGATACGGAACGCAAGCTGAGCTTCTCGGGCCTGACGCCCGGCAAGCTGTACAACGTTACCGTTTGGACGGTGAGCGGAGGAGTGGCCAGTTTGCCGGTCCAACGGCTGTATCGTCTGCATCCACTGCCCATCAATGATTTGCGGGCTCTCCAGGTGGCTGCTCGTGAGATAACCTTGCATTGGGAGGCTCCAGCTGGGGAATACACCGATTTTGAACTGCAGTACCTTAGTGCCGACGAGGAGGCACCGCAACTGCTCCAGAATGTGACCAAGAAGACGGAGATTTCGCTGCAGAACCTGCGTCCGTATCACAATTACACATTCACCGTGGTGGTGCGAGCTGGTTCCACTCCAAGTACCGATTCCGATGTCTCCGGCAGCACCCTAATGCGCAGCAGTGCTCCCATCTCGGCCAGCTATCAAACGTTGGCTGCTCCACCTGGAAAAGTGGACTACTTCCAGCCGAGCGACGTGCAGCCCGGCGAGGTGACCTTCGAGTGGATTCTGGAGGCGGGCGAACAGCACGGACCCATTGATAACTTTCGCATCACCTGTCAGAATGCCGACGATGCAGCGGATGTGGCAAGCTTCGAATTCCCGGCGAATGCGACGCAGGGCAGGATTAGTGGCCTAGTGCCCGGCAATCAGTACACATTCCGCATACAAGCCAAGTCTGCCTTGGGCTTTGGTGCCGAAAGGGAGCACATACAAGTAATGCCCATACTAGCGCCGCCTGTTCCGGAACCCAGTGTCACGCCGCTGGAGGTCAGCAGAACGAGCAGCACCATCGAGATTAGCTTCAGGCAGGGCTACTTCTCCAATGCCCACGGCATGGTCAGATCCTACACGATAATCATAGCCGAGGATGTGGGCAAGAATGCGTCGGGCCTGGAGATGCCCAGCTGGCAGGATGTGCAGGCATATACCGTGTGGTTGCCCTACCAGGCCATCGAGCCATATAATCCCTTCTTCACCAGCAATGGCAGTCGGCGGAACGCGCTGGAGGCGGAGCACTTTACGATAGGATCGTCCAGTTGCGAGAAACATCAGACGGGCTATTGCAATGGTCCGCTAAGGGCTGGGACCACCTACAGGATCAAGGTGCGTGCCTTTACGGACGAGGATAAGTTCACGGACACGGCCTACAGTTCACCGATAACCACCGAACGCAGTGATACCGTGATTGTGGCCGCCACCATGGCGGCTGTGTTGCTGGTGGCCATGGTGCTGCTGGTGGTCTACTGCCAGCACCGCTGCCAACTGATCCGCCGCGCCTCCAAGTTGGCCCGCATGCAGGACGAGCTGGCCGCCCTGCCCGAGGGCTATGTCACGCCCAATCGGCCGGTGCATGTGAAGGATTTCGCCGAGCACTACAGACTCATGTCGGCCGATTCGGACTTCCGTTTCAGCGAGGAGTTCGAGGAGCTGAAGCATGTGGGCCGCGATCAGGCCTGCAGCTTCGCCAATCTGCCCTGCAATCGGCCGAAGAATCGATTCACCAACATCCTGCCCTACGATCACTCGCGCTTCAAGCTGCAGCCCGTGGACGATGACGATGGTTCGGATTATATTAACGCCAACTATATGCCGGGACACAATTCGCCGCGCGAGTTCATCGTCACCCAGGGCCCGTTGCATTCGACGCGCGAGGAGTTCTGGCGGATGTGCTGGGAGAGCAACTCGCGGGCCATCGTTATGCTGACGCGGTGCTTCGAGAAGGGTCGCGAGAAGTGCGATCAGTACTGGCCCGTGGATCGGGTGGCCATGTTCTACGGGGACATTAAGGTGCAGTTGATTATCGACACGCATTTCCACGACTGGAGCATATCGGAGTTTATGGTCTCAAGG AACTGCGAGTCGCGAATAATGCGGCACTTCCACTTCACCACATGGCCGGACTTTGGAGTTCCCGAGCCGCCGCAATCGCTGGTGCGCTTCGTGCGCGCCTTCCGCGATGTCATCGGCACGGATATGCGGCCCATTATCGTCCATTGCAGCGCCGGAGTGGGCAGATCGGGCACATTCATAGCCCTGGATCGCATCCTGCAGCACATTCACAAGTCGGACTATGTGGACATCTTTGGCATCGTGTTTGCCATGCGAAAAG AGCGCGTCTTCATGGTGCAGACGGAACAGCAGTACGTGTGCATCCATCAGTGTTTGCTGGCAGTGCTCGAGGGCAAGGAGCATCTGCTGGCCGATTCGCTGGAGCTGCATGCCAATGATGGCTACGAAG AGCGCCAGCCGCAAACGAAAATGGGAACCTTGCCCATTCGAGCTTCTTTGGCCAGGGCCGAGGAACTGGATGCGGATTTAATGGCCGACAAGGatctggagcagcagcagcagcaggcggagGCCAAGGATGAGAATGATGAAgaggatgaggacgaggaggatgaTGACCAGCAGCCGTTGAACAATGAAACGACTGCCACCTTGTCATCggccagctgcagcagcagcagtcaggATGTGCATGTGGATCTCAAGGATCTCCAGGCCAAAGAACACCCCAAGCAAGAGAAGGAGAGCAGGAAAATCTGCAGCGGCACAAAATCCCATTCAGACACCGAAAGTGACTcagaggatgaggatgaggaggggCCGGTGACCAAGGATGGGGCTGTCACCGATGAGGATGGCTGGTGGTATTGA